One region of Asterias rubens chromosome 5, eAstRub1.3, whole genome shotgun sequence genomic DNA includes:
- the LOC117290147 gene encoding uncharacterized protein LOC117290147 — MLHRSEDCHKFRSCKDTGDFGVHDDICTCDWRPGLVHRPGQVAVPEFRAPSHRGPRIPLAGWFGSLPASRSPSTRVNGRVVNSPRKQSTTDQRKSPQRPSAKSGSSCFNGDLRVGGKWKFRHRTEAKSHMEDYREKFALRLVGVDGGPVVDSSEFGKNLPDPYANKSDDYRRMYNRLHDFLMKRPRARVTTSTSVIITPQGYDRSNENPATREISLERENQKKRFEIYDQIPTNFSGLFSPPFRRPKDITFRPFLSCSAEIQRTNKFMRNHVADEKRSGSLPDIYKAAEGVRFPLPNSAAQDHKTCQGDSLSSSPDQTGVGVASETDIRRLEPKPKTETGGKKRPEPKSQIFVKTTAGFDASMVQFIKNAKQNLEEVRERRIRKEALARSRLVTHRGQGNDLVVTSEKERLKRSTSQAVKETRRIKLGISQS, encoded by the exons ATGTTGCATCGGTCTGAAGACTGTCACAAGTTCCGGTCGTGCAAGGACACAGGGGACTTTGGGGTTCACGATGACATCTGTACATGTGACTGGCGTCCTGGACTTGTCCATCGACCCGGACAAGTAGCTGTTCCGGAATTCCGTGCCCCATCCCACCGGGGCCCACGAATTCCCCTGGCCGGTTGGTTCGGCTCACTGCCGGCAAGTAGGAGCCCGTCGACTCGCGTCAATGGACGGGTGGTTAACAGTCCAAGGAAGCAGTCAACCACGGACCAAAGAAAATCTCCACAGAGGCCCTCCGCCAAATCAGGTTCCTCTTGCTTCAATGGCGATCTGAGAGTTGGTGGCAAGTGGAAATTTCGACACCGTACAGAAGCAAAGAGTCACATGGAGGACTATCGAGAGAAGTTCGCTTTGAGGCTCGTCGGTGTTGATGGAGGACCGGTTGTCGACAGCTCGGAGTTCGGGAAAAACCTGCCAGATCCATATGCCAATAAGTCAGACGACTACAG GAGAATGTACAACAGACTTCACGACTTCTTGATGAAGCGGCCCAGGGCCAGAGTCACTACAAGTACTTCAGTCATAATTACCCCGCAAGG ATACGACAGATCAAACGAAAACCCAGCAACAAGAGAGATCTCGCTAgaaagagaaaatcaaaagaaaaGATTTGAAATATACGACCAGATCCCGACCAACTTCTCCGGTCTGTTCAGCCCACCATTTCGACGACCGAAAGATATCACATTTCGTCCGTTCTTGAGCTGCAGCGCCGAAATACAGAGAACGAACAAATTCATGCGCAACCACGTGGCCGACGAGAAAAGGTCTGGTTCCCTTCCTGATATCTACAAAGCGGCAGAGGGTGTTAGGTTTCCACTGCCAAATTCCGCTGCACAAGACCATAAAACTTGCCAAGGAGACAGTCTATCCAGCAGTCCAGACCAGACTGGTGTAGGTGTGGCATCGGAGACCGATATAAGACGTCTGGAACCAAAACCAAAAACGGAAACTGGCGGAAAGAAACGGCCGGAACCCAAGTCCCAAATCTTCGTCAAGACAACTGCCGGTTTTGACGCTTCAATGGTCcagttcattaaaaatgcaaagcAGAACTTGGAAGAGGTTCGGGAGAGGCGAATAAGGAAGGAAGCACTAGCGAGAAGTCGGCTTGTTACACACAGAGGTCAAGGGAATGACCTAGTCGTGACCTCTGAAAAAGAACGTTTGAAGAGGTCAACTAGCCAGGCCGTAAAGGAAACAAGGCGGATTAAACTTGGTATTTCCCAATCGTGA
- the LOC117290395 gene encoding uncharacterized protein LOC117290395, whose product MSELVSKLRNNSSNNIQVYLREIQSLLRKSKGLDVACDFRKSGGLDEVVKVVQSCSEVEDNDESKVVQVLDLALSVLATCCREQETKTRVHELGGISSIVGVLKLGSHISIINRASRALANLASTPKLSAAIHDTDSVRLLVKSLKEITDSNCRQSILRTLRMLADTSQHAHEILQAKALLLTLSCLDSDDVKLVGSAAHTAAELTSHLGSGQSSTETLKAYIEAGKQAVEEDGVSLLVTLLSHTKPSIQEHSLMALLNLMVSEGVRVAAGKAGGVNIFIDRGKDTTVAAWPTYIHCLCYCCREAINRVRVRNLEGLNVLLCTLKNSNEDCKTLHETVLVALMEFYYDEQSLNYLAVCGFINVLVSQLQEDQKQSVQESVADKNATASLMESISDKKQATPSPMCRSEDSSGKLPEGLPRKRLASQSVGSVKKFCGAKKLSNQQASDRVSPVSVKTKVKSNSSKTKMVASSSRPAGDEPIPRTSTTLQAAGGNSSKEQQSSPSHSLNESGMSPPSSSTNYQLYVNPEVTAYSPPRINWENFLKHREQRGQDLSPRSFSSFSSPLSLSPRGDLSAPPSPGWSPQWSPQHSPQHLPQQWSSPQQWSSPVYSGDWSPKQDLQWSPQHSPQWEQEEPSSPERNKSLVNEYPRERLDISAEHLSKEPAQEDYLDPVMVELPSEQLTPSLSTETRRADKALEVSPFGTHTISIKSQNMPLVRATDLQAVSNLTGPHGGTQDPQTVGKSLCSLSKKLDNLEFAKNRELNPKLEAFREPKVKNPKRKSGKSKTSSINSESPKSPFLDNLGSELLHCKASRDSKFDADMEIARAKEKGKLRRRGYAVVTLLSRYSHMDDPSSTMAKRSVISALMDYQPSSDYLRSKCQRTLQRILKNRLCFEQLILEHGPMFIVSKMLNRKQTEKHSQEEGIGQEVININQSVSTRKNRKTSSSSIGSGNSSVEKLAPQLIDLKRPGGIQRPCSTIKPPELITPRQIFSKSDAKSITDSVDDSASDNTSICSMDTLESERLQSLGDPASPLYPLMVSTCQYRQGLMVKVLLSDSLEEKMACILAVPYICQSNSLKKKLLIKYKGLQILVDYLQKGNINPDMFNKAVQCLRDLASTLYLSPYLSVSMNNESPILRTERSVSVANAGKKEPERLSKGSVLRTKTLIGESSVFRDAELGLTNDAIMKKGRIQKSADKTPVTNVEVVVGDSPAEVSSPSEGSSKPNQHSVFEKRKAIRCLPDHRSIQEPGTRQSNQMQFCSFDLMQLDIKFLLDQKDIVEAHRDTLIRSSEYFSCLFEGPYLESRQKIVPIGSISKEALTFILHTLHGCLHTQCPYLRNVLPNGCNVLLESIACSGRFLLLPVQNLLCDILVEEYLDSTNVSSHYSFGLAHNCSKLTEACLLYMLTNGQVSSKHFQDLAESSSADIAFQSIRKIVADGLNQRT is encoded by the exons GTTCATGAGTTGGGTGGTATTTCTTCCATAG TTGGAGTCTTGAAATTGGGGAGTCATATCAGCATTATCAACCGGGCATCTAGGGCTCTCGCTAACTTGGCATCAACTCCCAAACTATCAGCTGCAATTCACGACACAGACTCAGTTCGTCTCCTCGTTAAATCTCTCAAAGAGATCACGGACTCCAACTGTCGCCAAAGTATCCTGCGCACTTTGAGGATGCTTGCTGATACCAGCCAACACGCCCATGAGATACTGCAAGCGAAGGCCCTGCTGTTGACTCTAAGTTGCCTTGACTCAGATGATGTCAAGCTTGTTGGTAGTGCTGCACACACCGCTGCAGAGCTAACCAGTCATCTTGGATCTGGTCAGAGTAGTACAGAAACTCTTAAGGCCTACATAGAGGCAGGTAAACAGGCTGTCGAGGAAGATGGAGTGAGTTTGTTGGTCACTCTTCTCTCCCACACTAAACCCTCTATCCAAGAGCATTCTTTGATGGCATTGCTGAACTTAATGGTTTCGGAAGGAGTGAGGGTTGCTGCCGGAAAGGCTGGTGGGGTGAACATTTTCATAGATCGTGGGAAGGATACCACCGTTGCTGCCTGGCCTACATACATTCATTGCCTCTGCTACTGTTGCCGGGAAGCCATCAACAGAGTCAGAGTGAGGAATCTTGAAGGGCTGAATGTCCTTCTCTGCACCTTAAAGAACTCAAATGAAGATTGCAAGACACTTCATGAGACAGTTCTGGTTGCATTGATGGAATTTTACTATGATGAGCAAAGCCTGAACTACCTCGCTGTTTGTGGTTTCATCAACGTGTTGGTATCTCAACTGCAAGAAGACCAAAAGCAGTCAGTCCAAGAATCAGTTGCAGATAAAAATGCAACAG CCTCCTTAATGGAAAGTATCTCTGATAAGAAACAAGCAACCCCTTCACCTATGTGTCGTAGTGAAGACTCATCCGGCAAGCTGCCTGAAGGTCTCCCAAGAAAGAGATTAGCGTCACAAAGTGTAGGCTCAGTCAAGAAATTCTGTGGAGCTAAAAAGTTAAGTAACCAGCAGGCAAGTGACAGAGTGAGCCCAGTGTCAGTAAAGACAAAAGTGAAATCCAATTCATCAAAGACTAAGATGGTGGCATCAAGTTCCAGGCCAGCAGGCGATGAACCCATACCAAGAACCTCTACCACCCTTCAAGCAGCAGGAGGCAATTCCTCAAAAGAGCAGCAGAGCTCCCCATCTCATTCCTTAAATGAATCAGGAATGTCTCCCCCTTCAAGCTCAACCAACTATCAGCTGTATGTTAACCCAGAGGTGACCGCATACTCTCCTCCAAGGATTAATTGGGAGAATTTCTTGAAACACCGTGAGCAGAGGGGGCAAGACTTATCACCAAGGAGCTTCTCAAGTTTCTCATCCCCGTTATCTCTCAGTCCAAG GGGTGATTTATCAGCACCACCTTCTCCAGGTTGGTCCCCTCAGTGGTCACCTCAGCATTCACCACAACACTTGCCTCAGCAGTGGTCATCCCCTCAGCAGTGGTCATCCCCTGTCTACAGCGGGGACTGGTCACCCAAGCAAGACCTCCAGTGGTCACCCCAACATTCACCACAGTGGGAACAGGAAGAACCATCCTCGCCTGAAAGGAACAAGTCACTAGTGAATGAGTACCCTAGAGAGAGACTTGACATATCAGCAGAACACCTGTCAAAAGAACCAGCACAGGAAGACTACCTTGATCCAGTCATGGTTGAGCTTCCAAGTGAACAGTTAACACCAAGTTTGTCAACAGAAACCAGACGTGCTGATAAAGCTTTGGAAGTCAGTCCATTTGGTACACACACAATATCTATCAAGTCTCAGAACATGCCCTTGGTTAGAGCGACAGATTTGCAAGCTGTGAGCAATCTCACAGGTCCCCATGGAGGCACCCAAGACCCACAAACTGTCGGCAAGTCACTGTGCAGCCTTTCTAAGAAGCTTGATAACCTAGAGTTTGCTAAAAATAGAGAACTCAATCCGAAGTTGGAGGCATTCAGAGAACCAAAGGTCAAGAATCCAAAGAGAAAGTCTGGAAAGAGCAAAACTAGCTCTATTAACAGTGAGTCTCCCAAATCACCTTTTCTCGACAACTTGGGTTCAGAGTTGTTACACTGTAAAGCATCGAGAGATTCCAAATTTGATGCAGATATGGAGATAGCTCGAGCCAAGGAGAAAGGGAAGCTTAGAAGGAGAGGGTATGCTGTGGTGACCTTACTCTCGCGTTACTCCCACATGGATGACCCAAGTTCAACAATGGCCAAAAGATCAGTCATATCTGCTTTAATGGACTATCAACCAAGTTCAGACTATTTACGATCCAAATGCCAGAGAACCCTCCAAAGAATCCTGAAGAACAGACTTTGCTTTGAGCAATTGATACTGGAGCATGGCCCAATGTTTATTGTATCAAAAATGCTCAACAGGAAGCAGACTGAAAAACATTCTCAAGAAGAAGGTATTGGTCAAGAAGTGATCAATATAAATCAAAGCGTTAGTACACGTAAGAATCGTAAAACCAGTTCGTCGTCAATTGGATCTGGGAACTCTTCTGTTGAGAAGCTTGCCCCTCAATTGATAGATCTGAAAAGACCTGGAGGGATACAAAGGCCATGTTCCACAATCAAACCCCCAGAGCTGATAACACCAAGGCAAATTTTCTCAAAGTCGGATGCCAAATCTATCACTGACTCGGTGGATGATTCAGCCTCGGACAATACCTCAATCTGTAGCATGGACACCCTGGAATCAGAGAGACTCCAATCCTTGGGAGATCCGGCCTCACCACTGTACCCACTGATGGTCTCAACATGCCAGTACAGACAAGGACTTATGGTCAAGGTTCTGTTATCTGATTCCCTGGAGGAGAAAATGGCCTGTATTTTAGCGGTTCCTTACATCTGCCA GTCCAACAGCCTAAAGAAGAAACTACTTATCAAGTATAAAGGTCTACAGATACTCGTCGATTATCTACAGAAAGGTAACATCAATCCAGACATGTTTAACAAAGCTGTTCAGTGTCTCCGTGACCTCGCTTCGACCCTCTACTTATCACCATACCTCTCTGTATCTATGAACAATGAAAGTCCTATTTTGAGAACAGAAAGATCGGTTTCTGTAGCAAATGCTGGGAAGAAAGAACCAGAAAGACTCTCCAAAGGAAGTGTTCTTCGGACTAAAACATTAATTGGAGAATCTTCAGTGTTCAGAGATGCTGAACTTGGTCTTACTAATGATGCCATAATGAAAAAAGGCAGGATTCAAAAGTCTGCAGATAAAACCCCAGTGACAAACGTGGAAGTTGTTGTAGGTGATTCACCAGCTGAGGTCTCTTCACCATCAGAAGGTTCAAGTAAGCCCAACCAACACAGCgtctttgaaaaaagaaagGCAATACGATGTCTGCCAGATCATCGCAGTATTCAAGAACCGGGAACTCGGCAAAGCAACCAGATGCAATTCTGTAGCTTTGATTTAATGCAATTAGACATTAAGTTCCTTCTGGATCAAAAGGATATTGTTGAAGCTCACAGGGACACCCTAATCAGAAGTTCAGAGTACTTCTCCTGTCTCTTTGAGGGTCCCTATTTGGAATCCAGACAGAAAATCGTACCCATTGGAAGTATCTCCAAAGAAGCTCTAACATTCATCCTTCACACCTTACATGGATGTCTTCACACTCAGTGTCCCTACTTGAGGAATGTTTTACCAAATGGCTGTAATGTGCTTCTTGAATCTATCGCTTGTTCTGGGCGCTTTCTGCTATTGCCTGTTCAGAATCTGCTCTGTGACATCCTGGTGGAAGAGTATCTGGATTCTACCAATGTGTCGAGTCATTATAGTTTTGGGTTGGCTCACAATTGCTCCAAGCTGACCGAGGCCTGCTTGTTGTACATGCTGACAAATGGCCAAGTCTCTTCGAAACATTTTCAAGACCTTGCGGAAAGCAGTTCCGCTGATATTGCGTTCCAAAGTATTAGGAAGATAGTAGCTGATGGACTTAACCAAAGAACATGA